In Cryptococcus gattii WM276 chromosome B, complete sequence, the DNA window CTTGTTGCTGTCTCGGCATCGGATGGACATGATGACCTGACCGCTGTATAAAAGTCAGTAATTTGCCAAGACATTGCGAAATTTGGGAAACACACATGTTGACACGGGCGACGGAGCCGTAAGGCTTACCCCAAGCACCTCGCATACCCTGTTGCAACCTATCCGCACCAGCACAGGACAACATCTTGTTGATCCTGATAACGTGGAAGGGGTGGACCCTGACACGCATGTGGAAGGCCTCCTTACCGGCGTTCTTGACAATGTACTTGTTGGCACAGATACGGGCGGCTTCGAGAGCTTCGGAGGAAAGCTGTTCGTACTCGTCGGAAACAAGGTGGCAACAGAAGGGGAAGTCGTCGACAGAAGCCTTCTTTCGACCAAGATCGTAGATCCTGATCTTGGGGTCGGGGACACCACGGTTGTACCTCGACTTGGGGTAACTGAATGATTTGTAAGCATTTCGTTGCTTGGGTGTAAAATAGCGTGACACTCACGGCTTGTTCTTGCAGTATCGGTAGCAACGAGCGGGACGACGACCCATTGTGACTAACTGTATGAGAGAAGCAGCCT includes these proteins:
- a CDS encoding Ribosomal L10 protein, putative (Similar to TIGR gene model, INSD accession AAW41855.1), which produces MGRRPARCYRYCKNKPYPKSRYNRGVPDPKIRIYDLGRKKASVDDFPFCCHLVSDEYEQLSSEALEAARICANKYIVKNAGKEAFHMRVRVHPFHVIRINKMLSCAGADRLQQGMRGAWGKPYGSVARVNIGQVIMSIRCRDSNKAIIMEALRRARYKFPGRQKIIVSKKWGFTPLNRAEYEALKANKQVINDGAYVQFLKPKGPLLQNLRTAERA